In Deltaproteobacteria bacterium, a single window of DNA contains:
- the coaE gene encoding dephospho-CoA kinase (Dephospho-CoA kinase (CoaE) performs the final step in coenzyme A biosynthesis.), with product MKTNRDWEKLVRRMELLMRLKSFPVAFKLLEKQEALADIPFMRRMTHKVTLCQLITLVRTFDWTVGADLNDFLSPMCPSIIGLTDLPEVFKDGTFRSIVWTKSRKDGQKYESSIPRLPTGHYQAVAMAPLAYNPFDPDLVLIYANPAQMMLLINSLQFEDYEVMEFYCVGESSCSDAIARCYLKGKPFLSIPCYGERRYGHAQDDELIMALPAGMMDKALKGMEALYKRGVRYPISYAGAELDLTYAFPMSYSGLQQLEEVRGKDNRILLGVTGGIASGKTTVARMLEDLGAPIIDFDLLSRVVVEPNKPAWKEIVAYFGEQVLLEDKTLDRKKISQIVFHEPEKRKKLESFIHPRVYHEFARLVKEFTAKDPNAIIQGVVPLLLEANLQHLFHKILLVYIPQEMQAERLMKRDRISREMATNILNAQLPIEEKKGYADFIVDNSGTLEETKRQVKEVWKKLKQMQKERR from the coding sequence ATGAAAACAAACCGCGACTGGGAGAAGCTGGTTCGCCGGATGGAACTCTTGATGAGGTTAAAATCTTTCCCCGTTGCCTTTAAGCTTCTGGAGAAGCAAGAAGCCCTGGCCGATATCCCTTTCATGCGCAGAATGACCCATAAAGTGACCCTCTGCCAGCTCATCACGCTCGTCAGGACTTTTGACTGGACGGTAGGAGCAGACCTCAACGATTTCCTCTCCCCCATGTGCCCTTCGATCATCGGACTCACCGACTTGCCAGAGGTCTTTAAGGATGGAACCTTCCGGTCTATCGTCTGGACCAAGAGCCGCAAGGACGGCCAAAAATACGAAAGTTCCATCCCCCGCCTGCCCACTGGCCATTACCAGGCGGTCGCTATGGCTCCTCTGGCCTACAACCCTTTTGACCCCGACCTCGTCTTGATCTACGCCAATCCCGCTCAGATGATGCTCCTTATTAACTCTCTCCAATTTGAGGATTATGAAGTCATGGAATTTTACTGCGTGGGGGAATCTTCCTGTTCCGACGCCATTGCCAGATGTTACCTCAAGGGGAAACCTTTTTTATCTATCCCCTGTTATGGGGAGCGGCGTTACGGCCATGCTCAGGATGATGAATTAATCATGGCTCTCCCCGCAGGGATGATGGATAAAGCCCTAAAGGGTATGGAAGCCCTGTACAAGAGGGGGGTTCGGTACCCGATCAGCTATGCCGGCGCTGAACTGGATCTAACCTATGCTTTTCCAATGTCTTACTCCGGGCTGCAACAATTGGAAGAAGTCCGGGGAAAGGACAACCGCATCCTGTTGGGCGTGACGGGGGGAATCGCCAGCGGCAAAACCACAGTGGCCCGGATGCTGGAAGATCTGGGGGCTCCGATCATCGATTTCGATCTGCTCAGCCGGGTAGTAGTGGAGCCGAATAAGCCGGCCTGGAAAGAAATCGTGGCTTATTTTGGAGAACAGGTTCTGCTGGAAGACAAGACCCTGGACCGAAAAAAGATATCCCAGATCGTTTTCCATGAACCGGAAAAACGAAAAAAACTGGAAAGCTTCATCCACCCCAGGGTTTACCATGAATTTGCCCGGCTGGTTAAAGAATTCACGGCCAAAGATCCCAATGCCATCATCCAGGGAGTCGTTCCCCTCCTACTCGAAGCCAATTTGCAGCATCTCTTCCATAAAATCCTGCTGGTGTACATTCCGCAAGAGATGCAGGCCGAACGCTTGATGAAACGCGACCGGATCTCCCGGGAAATGGCTACTAATATTCTCAACGCCCAATTGCCCATCGAGGAGAAAAAAGGTTATGCCGATTTTATCGTGGACAATTCCGGAACTTTAGAGGAAACGAAAAGACAGGTGAAAGAGGTTTGGAAGAAACTGAAACAGATGCAAAAAGAAAGGCGCTAA